The proteins below come from a single Parachlamydia acanthamoebae genomic window:
- the dprA gene encoding DNA-processing protein DprA, which translates to MDDLIALSILTQIPYLGSVKIRLLIGYFGSALTALEAEVKVIETILGTKSKCLPYWTTWKENDDWKRNLELAAKEGVYLVSYTDQAYPQQLLQISDFPVLLYVKGKWPIEQFKGVAIIGSRQASQYGRELAYSFGMDLARLGIVVVSGLAKGVDTAAHQGALQTGKTLAVIGSGLSHLYPYENRDLARLIEREGAVITEYPMLTPPNRQNFPQRNRIVSGLAEAVVLIEAPVVSGAMLTMRKGILQGKKLLVIPGRANEDSFSGNHLLIEEGKAHPVKSAKDIMAQVDKGLRSKEQQLDLQFSGVKNSHFCQSMSQNKLN; encoded by the coding sequence GTGGATGATCTCATAGCGCTTTCGATTTTAACGCAAATTCCTTATCTTGGTTCTGTCAAAATTCGATTATTGATTGGGTATTTCGGTTCCGCGTTAACAGCTTTGGAAGCAGAAGTTAAAGTGATTGAGACAATTTTGGGGACTAAATCCAAATGTCTTCCCTATTGGACTACATGGAAAGAAAACGATGATTGGAAACGCAATTTGGAGCTTGCAGCAAAAGAGGGAGTGTATTTAGTCTCGTATACAGATCAGGCTTATCCTCAGCAATTGCTGCAGATTTCAGACTTCCCCGTTCTTCTTTATGTAAAGGGAAAGTGGCCGATTGAGCAATTCAAAGGAGTTGCAATTATTGGAAGTAGGCAAGCGAGCCAATATGGCAGGGAACTGGCATATTCATTTGGTATGGATCTTGCTCGTTTAGGGATTGTAGTCGTAAGTGGTCTAGCGAAAGGCGTTGATACCGCAGCTCATCAAGGTGCTCTGCAAACAGGAAAAACGCTTGCTGTTATTGGATCTGGGCTCTCTCATCTTTATCCTTATGAAAATCGAGATCTTGCGCGATTAATCGAACGAGAAGGGGCTGTGATCACTGAATATCCGATGTTGACACCTCCTAATCGGCAAAATTTTCCGCAACGCAACCGAATTGTGAGCGGGCTAGCAGAAGCTGTAGTTTTAATAGAAGCCCCAGTAGTAAGTGGCGCTATGCTTACGATGCGAAAAGGGATATTACAAGGGAAAAAATTATTGGTTATTCCAGGGAGAGCTAACGAGGATAGCTTTAGCGGAAATCATTTACTTATTGAAGAAGGAAAAGCGCACCCCGTTAAAAGTGCAAAAGATATTATGGCACAAGTGGATAAGGGGTTACGCTCTAAGGAGCAGCAGCTTGATTTGCAATTTTCAGGAGTGAAGAATTCTCATTTCTGCCAAAGTATGTCTCAAAATAAGTTAAATTGA
- a CDS encoding SDR family oxidoreductase translates to MSNNLKNKVIAITGASSGIGEATARWLAQQGAKVVIGARRKDRLEKIKNEIQAAGGEVLSFSVDVTKRQEMKAFAEAAVKQYGRLDVFINNAGIMPLSFLAENKVDEWDQMIDINIKGVLYGIAAALPHFQAQNSGHLINISSVAGHIVFPGCAVYSGTKFAVRAISEGFRQEVGSNIRTTIICPGAVKSELASHITDKHAADSLKPFLGIAIDAEAIAKAIAYAIEQPAEVDVNEIIVRPTAQTL, encoded by the coding sequence ATGTCAAATAATCTGAAAAACAAAGTGATTGCAATTACAGGTGCAAGCAGCGGAATTGGAGAGGCCACTGCAAGATGGCTGGCTCAACAGGGTGCTAAGGTAGTGATTGGAGCAAGGCGTAAGGATCGTTTGGAAAAAATTAAGAATGAAATTCAGGCAGCTGGTGGTGAAGTCCTTTCATTTTCGGTGGATGTCACAAAACGTCAGGAAATGAAAGCGTTTGCAGAAGCTGCTGTCAAGCAATATGGTCGATTGGATGTTTTTATTAATAATGCTGGAATCATGCCTCTCTCCTTCTTGGCTGAAAACAAAGTGGATGAGTGGGATCAGATGATTGATATTAATATTAAAGGTGTTCTATACGGAATCGCAGCAGCACTCCCCCATTTTCAGGCTCAAAATAGCGGTCACTTGATCAATATTTCATCTGTTGCAGGACATATCGTCTTTCCTGGATGCGCTGTGTATTCTGGCACTAAATTTGCCGTTAGGGCAATCTCTGAAGGCTTCAGACAGGAGGTTGGATCAAACATCCGCACAACCATTATTTGTCCAGGAGCTGTCAAATCTGAGCTTGCCTCTCACATCACGGATAAACACGCAGCTGATAGTCTAAAACCGTTTCTTGGCATCGCCATCGATGCTGAAGCGATCGCAAAAGCGATTGCCTATGCTATCGAACAACCCGCTGAAGTTGATGTAAATGAAATTATCGTACGACCCACAGCCCAAACGCTTTAA
- a CDS encoding metallophosphoesterase produces MRIWALADLHLSFGVPDKQMDIFGERWANWHQKIAANWNAHVAEGDLILIPGDISWGKEVEEARPDLEWIAKLPGTKVLLKGNHDYWWSSLNKVHKVLPPSMHVIQNNAFHWQGVGIGGTRLWDTPEYSFDGYIPYVANPANQKMEVPEDVEETKKIFHRELGRLEASLKEFKESDKLRIVMTHYPPISATLEPSAVSALLEKYRVNICVFGHLHNVNLGVPMFGERNGIKYILVAGDYVDFMPVKIYESAKF; encoded by the coding sequence ATGCGTATTTGGGCTCTTGCGGATTTGCATTTATCATTTGGCGTTCCTGATAAACAAATGGATATTTTTGGGGAGCGATGGGCAAATTGGCATCAAAAAATTGCGGCTAATTGGAACGCACATGTTGCGGAAGGGGATCTTATCTTAATTCCTGGAGATATTTCTTGGGGGAAGGAGGTTGAAGAAGCTCGTCCTGATCTTGAGTGGATTGCCAAATTGCCAGGCACGAAGGTTTTGCTTAAAGGGAACCATGATTATTGGTGGTCGTCGTTAAATAAAGTTCACAAGGTTCTCCCTCCATCGATGCATGTGATCCAAAACAACGCCTTTCATTGGCAAGGAGTTGGAATTGGGGGGACGCGTTTATGGGACACTCCAGAGTATTCATTCGATGGCTACATTCCCTATGTTGCAAATCCAGCTAATCAAAAGATGGAAGTTCCAGAAGACGTTGAAGAAACCAAAAAAATTTTTCACCGCGAATTGGGGCGTCTTGAGGCAAGTTTGAAGGAGTTTAAAGAATCTGACAAACTGCGCATTGTGATGACCCATTATCCACCCATTAGCGCTACGCTCGAACCTTCTGCTGTTTCTGCGCTCTTAGAAAAGTATCGCGTAAATATCTGTGTTTTCGGTCATTTACACAACGTGAACTTGGGTGTTCCCATGTTTGGAGAAAGAAATGGCATAAAATACATTCTCGTTGCGGGGGATTATGTGGATTTTATGCCTGTCAAGATCTATGAGAGCGCTAAATTTTAA
- the glgC gene encoding glucose-1-phosphate adenylyltransferase: MSLLTTPHVKTTPLTQTINLHTHRTDRVASIILGGGEGVRLFPLTLSRCKPAIPVGGRYRLIDFSISNSLNSGYQKIFILTQFLSSSLHQHIFRTYQFDPFSGGFIELLPAEQKPHKKTWYQGTADAVRQSLECFIETPVDYFLILSGDQLYNMDFRPMLQFAHENDADLVVASHPVNAKDASRMGILKVDQDFQIKDFCEKPKTQEELDPFYLPNAEGKNYLGSMGIYLFKREVLFDLLLADSREDFGKHLIPTKVKEGGVYTYIHHGYWEDIGTIGSFYEANIALTQVNPHFNCYDETYPIYTSRSYLPGAKISNSQINQSIICEGSIVEASSISNTILGPRSVIKKGAIIRDSYVMGNEFYTPPVQIKNRPSTLSIGKDCVIEHAIIDKYVNIGDGVQLINKDRLTTYDGEHVFIRDGVIIVPRGADLPDGFII; the protein is encoded by the coding sequence ATGTCTTTGTTAACCACACCCCATGTAAAAACGACTCCGCTAACACAAACAATCAATTTGCACACACACCGCACAGATCGGGTTGCATCCATTATTTTAGGAGGAGGCGAAGGTGTTCGACTGTTCCCCCTAACCCTTTCCCGATGTAAGCCCGCTATCCCTGTGGGGGGACGCTACCGTTTAATTGATTTTTCCATATCCAATTCTTTAAACTCCGGATATCAAAAAATATTCATTTTGACCCAGTTTCTCTCTTCTTCCTTGCATCAGCATATTTTTCGGACTTATCAGTTCGATCCTTTTTCGGGCGGCTTCATTGAATTACTTCCGGCAGAGCAGAAACCTCATAAGAAAACTTGGTATCAGGGAACAGCTGATGCCGTTCGGCAAAGCCTGGAATGTTTTATTGAAACGCCTGTTGACTATTTCCTCATCCTTTCAGGGGATCAGCTTTACAACATGGATTTTCGACCCATGCTCCAATTCGCCCATGAAAATGATGCTGATTTGGTGGTCGCTTCACATCCCGTCAATGCGAAAGATGCCTCTCGGATGGGAATTTTAAAGGTAGATCAAGATTTTCAAATTAAAGATTTTTGCGAAAAACCCAAAACGCAAGAAGAATTAGATCCCTTTTATTTGCCAAATGCTGAAGGGAAAAACTATTTAGGTTCCATGGGCATTTATCTTTTTAAACGTGAAGTGCTTTTTGATTTATTATTAGCGGACTCGCGTGAAGATTTTGGCAAGCATCTCATTCCCACAAAAGTGAAAGAGGGGGGTGTTTATACTTATATTCATCATGGATATTGGGAAGATATTGGAACGATTGGCTCTTTTTATGAAGCGAACATTGCCCTTACGCAAGTAAATCCTCATTTTAATTGTTATGACGAGACTTATCCCATCTATACAAGTCGTTCTTACTTACCAGGAGCTAAAATTTCGAATAGCCAGATCAATCAATCCATCATTTGTGAAGGCTCTATAGTCGAGGCCTCGAGTATTAGCAACACCATTTTAGGGCCACGCTCGGTCATCAAAAAGGGGGCAATTATTCGCGATTCTTATGTGATGGGGAACGAATTTTACACACCTCCCGTGCAAATTAAAAATCGTCCCTCAACCTTATCGATCGGAAAAGATTGTGTGATTGAGCATGCTATTATTGACAAATACGTGAATATTGGAGATGGTGTTCAGTTAATTAATAAAGATCGATTAACGACATATGATGGTGAGCATGTCTTTATTCGGGACGGAGTCATCATCGTTCCGCGGGGAGCTGACTTGCCGGATGGTTTTATTATATAG
- a CDS encoding OmpP1/FadL family transporter has translation MKFRWPPFFSVIGLATTLCLMTSDIHALVLSVKSLGMAAVGVAYPQDSLVGGFNPAGTTEVPDRLDLGFTWARDRQRTKIHGNLIPIIDGSFDAARTKDAYAPEFGLIKHIGIGTFCDVTLGIVAYNRSYVKTTYKTSFPIFGTSKLGLEYIHETLSPSIAMKFWDQLSVGISVNYMLQRIKVNGLQLIDIPTRTAHVGHVTNRGYNYSQGVGVTFGILWDITDCLKIGATYQPETSMTRFGRYTGFFSQRGKFNIPQKASGGISYRFLPCATIAFDVEYIPWSDIAALRNPLKAKYVTTTNPLLPGFIPSRRLGKSKGIGFGWRNQTFYRVGADYALNDQLIVRAGYRYAKTPIRRSQTVTNQLLVDVIEHYITCGATWKVTRCQEISAYYAHGFYNKVKGKNSIPLAFGGGESDISHEQNVVGIAWGMFY, from the coding sequence ATGAAATTTCGTTGGCCCCCCTTTTTTTCTGTCATCGGGTTAGCAACTACACTATGCCTAATGACTTCTGATATTCATGCCCTAGTTTTAAGTGTTAAATCCCTAGGAATGGCTGCCGTCGGAGTCGCATACCCTCAAGACTCATTAGTGGGTGGATTTAACCCAGCTGGAACAACAGAAGTTCCTGACCGCCTCGACCTTGGTTTTACATGGGCTAGAGATAGACAAAGAACAAAAATTCATGGGAATTTAATCCCCATCATCGATGGTTCATTTGATGCTGCACGAACGAAAGATGCTTATGCACCTGAATTTGGGCTCATCAAACACATTGGGATCGGCACTTTTTGTGACGTCACATTAGGAATCGTGGCTTATAACAGAAGCTATGTCAAAACAACTTACAAAACAAGTTTTCCGATTTTCGGGACATCTAAGCTCGGCTTGGAATATATCCACGAAACATTGTCACCTTCAATTGCGATGAAGTTTTGGGATCAACTCTCTGTTGGAATTTCCGTTAACTACATGCTACAAAGAATCAAGGTCAACGGCTTGCAACTGATCGATATACCGACACGTACAGCTCACGTAGGTCATGTCACTAACCGTGGATACAACTATTCACAAGGGGTGGGCGTCACATTCGGGATTTTGTGGGATATCACAGACTGCCTCAAAATTGGTGCAACATACCAGCCTGAGACAAGCATGACACGCTTTGGAAGATACACAGGGTTCTTTTCTCAAAGGGGTAAATTCAACATCCCACAAAAAGCTTCCGGTGGTATTTCCTATCGTTTTCTCCCTTGCGCGACAATCGCATTTGACGTCGAGTATATCCCATGGTCCGATATTGCAGCGCTTAGAAATCCTTTGAAAGCCAAATATGTCACCACCACTAACCCTCTCCTTCCTGGATTTATTCCATCTAGAAGACTTGGAAAAAGTAAGGGTATTGGCTTTGGATGGCGCAATCAAACATTCTATCGCGTAGGCGCTGATTATGCGTTGAATGATCAACTGATTGTAAGAGCTGGTTATCGTTATGCCAAAACACCGATACGACGTTCTCAAACTGTGACAAACCAATTGCTTGTGGATGTGATCGAACATTATATCACATGTGGAGCGACTTGGAAAGTCACACGCTGTCAAGAAATTTCAGCCTATTACGCTCACGGTTTCTACAACAAAGTGAAAGGAAAAAATTCAATTCCACTTGCTTTTGGTGGGGGCGAATCTGACATTTCACATGAACAAAACGTGGTCGGAATTGCTTGGGGTATGTTTTACTAA